From one Bacteroides intestinalis DSM 17393 genomic stretch:
- a CDS encoding DUF1349 domain-containing protein, whose translation MKSNTICQVILAGSIILASCQSNNSAKQDESQQTMNETVMNKVTDCKISAGNITFTNAINGAENCVKLLDDGALEFHCAGGLDFFSDPNGKLSNTTLPILLVPVENTKPFTLIAKVTPEFTTEGLYNAADLFVYSCDSLWQKLAFEQDEYGNHRIVTVRTQGTSDDNNHDKLDVSSVYLKISSDTKTIASYYSIDKKRWNMVRLYKNCYPKNIYLGISSQCPQKGSCTSRFEEISLSHDNVSDFRLGE comes from the coding sequence ATGAAAAGTAATACTATTTGTCAAGTAATTCTTGCAGGAAGCATCATATTGGCTTCTTGCCAATCTAACAATTCTGCTAAGCAAGATGAGTCTCAACAAACAATGAACGAAACAGTTATGAACAAAGTTACAGATTGCAAAATCAGTGCGGGAAACATCACTTTCACTAATGCCATCAATGGAGCTGAAAATTGCGTGAAACTGCTTGATGATGGCGCATTGGAATTCCATTGTGCCGGAGGACTGGATTTCTTCAGTGACCCGAATGGAAAACTGTCAAATACAACGCTTCCTATTCTGCTTGTCCCCGTTGAGAACACGAAACCTTTTACGTTAATAGCCAAGGTTACTCCGGAATTCACAACGGAGGGATTGTATAATGCAGCTGACCTTTTTGTATATTCTTGTGATTCACTCTGGCAGAAACTGGCATTTGAACAGGATGAATACGGTAACCACCGTATTGTTACAGTAAGAACACAAGGAACATCCGATGATAATAATCATGATAAATTAGATGTTTCATCTGTTTACTTGAAGATTTCATCTGATACAAAAACCATTGCCAGCTATTATTCCATCGACAAGAAAAGATGGAACATGGTTCGTCTATACAAGAATTGTTATCCAAAGAACATCTATTTGGGCATCAGTAGCCAGTGTCCTCAAAAAGGCAGCTGCACAAGTCGTTTTGAAGAAATTTCTTTGTCTCACGATAATGTTAGCGATTTCCGCTTGGGAGAATAA
- a CDS encoding class I SAM-dependent methyltransferase yields the protein MNSNYKVGDLIYDANIYDGMNTHIDDLLFYKRWLPKNKSACILELCCGTGRLTIPIAQEGYDISGVDYTASMLEQAKVKAAGAGLEIEFIEADIRILDLKKKYDLVFIPFNSIHHLYQNEDLFKALRVVKNHLKAGGIFLLDCFNPNIQYIVEHEKEPIEIAEYTTKDGREVLIKQMMRYESKTQINRIEWHYFINGEFDSVQNLDMRLFFPQELDSYLEWNGFEILHKFGSFEEEAFCDYSEKQIFVCQ from the coding sequence ATGAATAGCAATTATAAAGTTGGGGATTTAATTTATGATGCGAATATTTATGATGGAATGAATACCCATATAGATGATTTGCTATTTTACAAGCGATGGCTGCCTAAAAACAAGTCTGCCTGTATACTTGAACTTTGTTGCGGTACAGGCAGACTTACTATTCCGATAGCACAGGAAGGATATGATATCAGCGGGGTAGACTACACTGCTTCTATGCTTGAACAAGCGAAAGTAAAAGCTGCCGGAGCAGGATTAGAAATAGAATTTATTGAGGCTGACATCAGAATTCTCGATTTAAAGAAGAAATATGACCTTGTCTTTATTCCTTTCAATTCGATCCATCATTTATATCAAAATGAAGATTTGTTTAAAGCATTACGTGTGGTTAAAAATCATCTCAAAGCAGGAGGCATATTTTTGTTAGATTGTTTTAATCCCAATATCCAATACATTGTAGAACATGAAAAAGAGCCAATAGAAATTGCTGAATATACCACCAAAGATGGGAGAGAAGTATTGATAAAGCAGATGATGCGATACGAGAGCAAAACTCAGATAAATCGCATAGAATGGCACTATTTCATTAATGGTGAGTTTGATTCTGTTCAAAATTTGGATATGAGGCTATTCTTTCCTCAAGAGTTAGATTCATACCTGGAATGGAACGGTTTTGAAATTCTTCATAAGTTTGGCAGTTTTGAAGAAGAAGCATTTTGTGATTATTCGGAAAAACAGATTTTTGTTTGCCAATGA
- a CDS encoding EamA family transporter — protein sequence MKNLKYIFMVLLGGTMYGTMSSFVKLSYTKGFNAAEISFWQAFIAALLLAIYAFFTRKNIKGKLTFGNFIFLLFTGSAIGLTNFFYYESVSYISASLAIVILMQFTWFSLLLEWLIFKSKPSKPELITVSFILVGTIMAGNILGAKAWEFSMKGVLFALSSSLTYTVYIIANSRVSKSVRWQTKSMVIMMGSSLCLFSINSEIILSSDYLNDKFFCWAIFLAVVGTTVPTALFASGISKIGVGISSILMTVELPVAIICARIVLKEQIGSLQIVGIVIMLASICIMNYYKVYKSKR from the coding sequence ATGAAAAATCTGAAATATATTTTCATGGTTCTGCTCGGTGGAACCATGTATGGTACGATGTCTTCCTTTGTGAAACTATCGTACACAAAAGGCTTCAATGCCGCTGAAATATCTTTTTGGCAGGCTTTTATCGCCGCCTTATTACTTGCAATATATGCTTTTTTCACAAGAAAGAATATCAAGGGTAAGTTGACCTTCGGCAATTTTATATTCTTACTTTTTACAGGCAGTGCTATCGGACTAACAAATTTCTTTTATTATGAATCCGTAAGTTACATCTCGGCATCATTGGCTATCGTCATCCTTATGCAGTTCACATGGTTCAGCCTGTTGTTGGAATGGCTTATATTTAAAAGCAAACCGTCCAAACCTGAATTGATTACTGTTTCATTTATCTTGGTCGGAACGATAATGGCTGGAAATATCCTTGGGGCAAAAGCATGGGAGTTTTCGATGAAAGGCGTCCTGTTTGCATTAAGCTCTTCACTCACTTATACCGTGTATATCATAGCCAACAGTCGGGTTAGCAAGAGTGTTCGTTGGCAAACTAAAAGCATGGTTATAATGATGGGATCTTCATTGTGTCTATTTTCAATAAACAGTGAAATAATTCTGTCAAGTGATTATCTAAATGACAAATTCTTCTGTTGGGCTATATTTCTTGCCGTTGTGGGTACGACTGTTCCGACAGCCTTGTTTGCCTCCGGCATTTCAAAGATTGGTGTCGGTATCAGTTCTATACTAATGACTGTAGAGCTTCCCGTTGCCATTATTTGTGCAAGAATAGTGTTGAAAGAGCAAATAGGTTCCCTGCAAATTGTTGGAATAGTGATTATGCTTGCATCTATTTGCATAATGAATTATTATAAAGTTTATAAATCTAAAAGGTGA
- a CDS encoding HU family DNA-binding protein translates to MALEYVVTKRVFGFDDTKTEKYVAKSVRSGQMSFSKTCAKVSRLCGVHRKVVDLVVSGLVDMMAEDIDDGKSVQLGEFGIFRPTIKAKSADTAEGVTASNIVRKRIVFTPGKIFQRTLGEMSVTRAIPIDTDYTDGSSSGGNGSGGSQGGDGGIEDDPLG, encoded by the coding sequence ATGGCTTTAGAGTATGTAGTGACCAAGAGAGTGTTTGGCTTTGACGACACAAAGACTGAGAAGTATGTAGCAAAATCTGTACGTTCGGGACAGATGAGTTTTAGTAAAACGTGTGCAAAGGTCAGTCGACTTTGCGGAGTCCATCGAAAAGTGGTAGACTTGGTAGTCAGCGGTCTGGTTGATATGATGGCGGAGGATATTGATGACGGAAAGAGCGTTCAATTGGGAGAGTTCGGCATCTTTCGCCCCACCATTAAGGCCAAAAGTGCGGATACCGCAGAAGGTGTTACGGCAAGCAATATAGTACGTAAGCGTATTGTTTTTACTCCGGGAAAGATTTTCCAACGTACTTTGGGAGAAATGAGCGTAACCCGCGCCATTCCCATCGATACAGATTATACGGATGGAAGCAGTTCCGGTGGTAACGGTAGCGGCGGTAGCCAAGGAGGTGACGGTGGTATAGAGGATGATCCGTTAGGATAA
- a CDS encoding DUF362 domain-containing protein encodes METSKVYYTDLRTSPTSNLLDKMERLVKRAGIEQLPLKDSFVAIKIHFGEPGNLAYLRPNYAARMANLLRNNGAKPFLTDCNTLYSGRRANAVDHLQSAMENGYNPISAQCQVIIGDGLKGTDCREIPLNGEYCAAPKIGTAIADADIIISMNHFKGHEQAGFGGALKNLGMGCASVAGKLELHSASQPKIDTENCIGCNICVKHCAHDAVHLNAGRKAEIDYAKCVGCGQCVALCQYDGAIMGDEDTSERLNYKIAEYSLAVVKDKPNFHISFIMNVSPECDCWNHNDAAIVPDLGILASTDPVALDKACADMVIQAPILHTGNRLSAGHEHDDLCGHDKFHMMHPDTDWLAGLRHAEKIGLGNMQYELVKI; translated from the coding sequence ATGGAAACATCAAAAGTCTACTACACAGACCTGCGTACCTCTCCTACTTCCAATCTTCTGGATAAGATGGAGCGCCTGGTAAAGCGGGCAGGTATTGAACAACTACCCTTAAAAGACAGTTTTGTCGCTATCAAGATTCACTTCGGTGAACCGGGAAACCTTGCTTATCTTCGCCCGAACTATGCGGCTCGCATGGCAAATCTATTGCGGAACAATGGTGCGAAACCTTTCTTGACGGACTGTAACACACTATATTCAGGCCGTCGTGCCAATGCCGTCGATCATCTGCAAAGTGCAATGGAAAATGGTTATAATCCTATATCCGCCCAATGTCAGGTCATCATCGGAGATGGTTTGAAAGGTACGGATTGCCGGGAAATTCCCTTAAACGGTGAATATTGTGCCGCCCCTAAGATTGGCACTGCCATAGCCGATGCGGATATCATCATCAGCATGAACCACTTTAAGGGACACGAACAAGCCGGCTTTGGCGGAGCTTTAAAGAATCTGGGCATGGGTTGTGCCAGCGTAGCCGGAAAACTGGAACTGCATTCGGCCTCTCAACCCAAAATAGATACAGAAAATTGCATCGGCTGCAATATCTGCGTGAAGCACTGTGCACACGACGCCGTACATCTGAATGCAGGACGCAAAGCGGAAATAGATTATGCGAAATGCGTAGGTTGCGGACAGTGTGTCGCTTTGTGCCAGTATGATGGCGCCATCATGGGCGACGAAGATACGTCCGAACGCTTAAACTACAAAATCGCCGAATATTCACTGGCCGTAGTGAAAGATAAGCCCAATTTCCACATCAGTTTTATAATGAATGTATCTCCGGAATGTGACTGTTGGAATCATAATGACGCCGCCATTGTCCCTGACCTTGGTATTCTGGCTTCTACAGACCCGGTGGCTCTGGATAAAGCATGCGCGGATATGGTCATCCAAGCTCCCATATTGCACACGGGTAACCGCCTTTCTGCCGGACATGAGCACGATGATTTGTGCGGTCATGACAAGTTCCACATGATGCACCCGGATACGGACTGGCTGGCTGGATTGCGCCATGCGGAAAAGATCGGATTGGGCAATATGCAATATGAATTGGTGAAGATTTAA
- a CDS encoding phosphoribosyltransferase — protein MAKTMEEVLERFRTIEFHDDFDMIVAIANGGIVPAGIINQRLQKEVHLLRINLRDEYQHPKYDVPQLLAPVDFDFKDKSILLVDDRIKTGSTIRLACELLKEARLIKTFAVNGTADYALFDETCFKFPWIL, from the coding sequence ATGGCAAAAACAATGGAAGAAGTGCTGGAACGCTTCCGCACAATTGAATTCCACGATGACTTTGATATGATCGTGGCTATTGCTAATGGCGGTATCGTTCCCGCAGGTATCATCAACCAGCGATTGCAAAAAGAAGTGCATCTGTTACGTATCAATTTACGGGATGAATACCAGCATCCGAAGTACGATGTACCCCAGTTGCTCGCTCCGGTTGACTTTGATTTTAAAGATAAAAGTATTTTATTGGTAGATGACCGTATTAAGACAGGATCTACCATTCGTCTGGCGTGCGAATTACTGAAGGAGGCACGTCTGATAAAAACATTCGCAGTCAATGGTACGGCAGATTATGCCTTGTTTGACGAGACGTGTTTTAAGTTCCCGTGGATACTATAA
- a CDS encoding DUF362 domain-containing protein produces MDRRDFLKTLAVTGAVVTVQRSEAMDILAQKLTNAGGGKVDLVAVMGGEPEAMFRRAITEMGGMKQFIKPGQKVVVKPNIGWDKVPELAGNTNPKLVAEIVKQCLAAGAKEVTVFDHTCDDWQKCYKNSGIEEAAKAAGAKVMPAHLESYYKPVSLPKGVRMKSAKVHEAILNSDVWINVPILKNHGGANLTISMKNHMGIVWDRGFFHSNDLQQCIADICTMDKKAVLNVVDAYRILKTNGPRGRSASDVVLTKGLFISQDIVAVDTAATKFFNQVREMPLESVAHLANGQALKIGTMDLDKLNVKRIRL; encoded by the coding sequence ATGGATAGAAGGGATTTCTTAAAGACTCTGGCGGTAACGGGTGCGGTGGTGACCGTACAGCGTTCCGAAGCAATGGACATACTGGCGCAAAAGTTGACAAATGCTGGCGGTGGTAAGGTGGATCTGGTAGCTGTGATGGGTGGAGAACCGGAAGCGATGTTCCGGCGTGCTATCACAGAAATGGGTGGTATGAAGCAGTTTATCAAACCGGGACAAAAGGTAGTGGTTAAACCCAATATCGGTTGGGACAAAGTACCTGAACTGGCTGGTAATACAAATCCGAAGCTGGTTGCGGAAATTGTAAAGCAATGTCTTGCCGCAGGCGCCAAGGAGGTTACGGTATTTGATCATACCTGTGATGACTGGCAGAAGTGTTACAAAAACAGCGGCATTGAAGAAGCTGCCAAAGCTGCGGGTGCCAAGGTTATGCCGGCTCATCTGGAAAGCTACTACAAACCAGTCTCATTGCCCAAAGGTGTACGCATGAAAAGTGCCAAGGTACACGAAGCCATTCTGAATAGTGATGTATGGATCAATGTACCCATTCTGAAAAACCATGGAGGTGCCAATTTGACGATTTCCATGAAGAATCACATGGGTATTGTCTGGGATCGCGGTTTCTTCCATTCCAACGACTTACAACAATGTATTGCCGATATCTGTACAATGGATAAGAAAGCAGTGCTGAATGTAGTGGATGCCTATCGCATTTTGAAAACGAATGGCCCGCGCGGACGTTCTGCTTCGGATGTGGTATTGACCAAAGGATTATTTATTTCACAAGATATCGTGGCTGTAGATACAGCTGCCACCAAATTCTTTAACCAAGTTCGCGAAATGCCGCTTGAAAGCGTGGCTCACCTTGCTAACGGGCAGGCATTGAAAATTGGAACGATGGATTTGGATAAGTTGAATGTGAAGCGTATCAGGCTTTAA
- a CDS encoding 4Fe-4S dicluster domain-containing protein, with protein MLRKARIILSVVIFGLITFYFLDFAEILPNSFHRLAHIQFVPALMSLSFIILVVLVLITLLLGRIYCSTICPMGIFQDIVTWISKKTAKKKKRFRYSPAKNMLRWGVLGVTAIAFLFGFTVILGLLDPYSAFGRMTVNVFKPVYMLGNNLLESIFSSFNNYTFYQVDASLLSISSFIIGLLTFLVIGFLAWKYGRTWCNTICPVGTLLGFLSRYSLFKVRIDAEKCNHCGLCATKCKASCINSPEQTIDYSRCIDCFDCLGECRQNALSYTISFKTKKQVTDASKRRFLLAGLTTAAATPKVMAQAQNVAAAAAGMKSDKRQTPITPPGSVSQEHFQAHCTSCHLCVSKCPSHVLKPAFMEYGLGGMMQPTVFFEKGFCNFDCTVCGDVCPNGAILPLTKAQKHLTQMGKVVFIKENCIVYRDGTSCGACSEHCPTQALSMIPFKDGLTIPHIDTEICVGCGGCEYVCPARPFRAVYIEGNVVQQDAKPFTDNHQEEIQVDDFGF; from the coding sequence ATGTTGAGAAAAGCACGTATTATACTGTCCGTTGTCATCTTCGGGCTGATAACTTTTTATTTTCTGGATTTTGCGGAAATATTGCCAAATAGTTTCCACAGACTGGCGCATATACAGTTTGTACCGGCATTGATGTCACTCAGTTTTATCATCCTGGTAGTACTGGTACTGATTACCTTGTTATTGGGACGTATCTATTGCTCTACAATTTGCCCAATGGGTATCTTTCAGGACATAGTGACCTGGATTTCTAAAAAAACGGCAAAGAAAAAGAAACGTTTCCGCTATTCGCCTGCCAAGAATATGCTGCGTTGGGGAGTATTGGGTGTAACAGCAATAGCTTTTCTTTTTGGATTTACGGTCATTTTAGGTCTGCTCGATCCTTACAGCGCTTTCGGACGTATGACGGTCAATGTGTTTAAACCCGTGTATATGTTAGGAAACAATTTGCTGGAAAGTATATTTTCAAGTTTCAATAACTATACCTTCTATCAGGTGGATGCTTCTCTCCTGAGTATCTCGTCCTTTATTATCGGACTGTTGACGTTTTTGGTAATTGGTTTTCTGGCATGGAAATACGGGCGTACCTGGTGCAACACAATATGCCCGGTAGGCACGTTACTCGGCTTTCTGAGCCGCTACTCACTGTTTAAAGTACGTATCGATGCAGAAAAATGCAATCATTGCGGATTGTGTGCCACTAAATGCAAAGCCTCATGTATCAATAGCCCGGAACAAACCATTGACTACAGCCGTTGCATAGATTGCTTTGATTGTTTGGGTGAGTGTCGCCAGAATGCACTTAGCTATACCATTTCCTTTAAAACCAAGAAACAGGTGACTGACGCTTCCAAACGCCGCTTTTTGCTTGCCGGGCTGACAACTGCCGCCGCAACTCCCAAAGTAATGGCGCAAGCTCAGAATGTAGCTGCGGCTGCAGCCGGAATGAAAAGTGATAAACGCCAGACACCTATAACGCCGCCGGGATCTGTCAGTCAGGAACATTTTCAGGCACATTGCACTTCGTGCCACCTGTGTGTCAGTAAATGTCCCTCTCATGTATTGAAACCTGCTTTTATGGAGTATGGTTTAGGAGGAATGATGCAGCCGACCGTCTTCTTTGAAAAAGGTTTCTGCAATTTTGATTGTACTGTATGCGGGGATGTCTGTCCCAATGGAGCTATCCTGCCACTGACGAAAGCGCAAAAACACCTAACACAGATGGGCAAAGTTGTTTTCATCAAAGAGAATTGCATCGTCTATCGGGACGGTACCAGTTGCGGGGCTTGTTCGGAGCATTGCCCTACGCAAGCTCTGTCTATGATTCCTTTCAAGGACGGGTTGACAATTCCTCATATTGATACGGAAATTTGTGTAGGTTGTGGCGGTTGTGAATACGTCTGCCCTGCCCGCCCTTTCCGCGCCGTATACATCGAAGGAAATGTCGTACAGCAAGATGCTAAACCCTTCACCGATAATCATCAGGAAGAAATTCAGGTAGATGATTTCGGCTTTTGA
- a CDS encoding patatin-like phospholipase family protein, whose product MEATSNNWFTNKYPIGYALSGGFIKGFAHLGVMQSLLEHDIKPNILSGVSAGALAGVFYADGNEPHKVLDYFSGHKFQDLTKLVIPKVGLFELGEFIDFLKTNLKAKTMEELQIPLIITATDLDHGRVVHFHKGNIAERVAASCCMPVLFSPVKIEGTHYVDGGVFMNLPVSTIRRVCSKVVAVNVSPLLAHKYKMNIVSIAMRSYHFMFRANTFPEREKADLLIEPYNLEGYSNTELEKAEEIFMQGYNAANTLLDQLKADQGTIWKDENNYQIIK is encoded by the coding sequence ATGGAGGCAACATCAAATAATTGGTTTACGAACAAATATCCTATAGGATATGCTTTGAGCGGTGGTTTTATCAAGGGTTTCGCGCATCTGGGCGTGATGCAGTCATTGTTGGAACATGACATCAAACCTAATATCCTTTCGGGAGTAAGCGCAGGGGCTTTGGCAGGTGTGTTTTATGCAGACGGTAACGAACCGCATAAAGTGCTGGATTATTTCTCCGGGCATAAATTCCAGGACCTGACCAAATTAGTCATACCGAAAGTGGGATTGTTTGAGTTAGGCGAATTTATTGATTTCCTGAAAACCAATTTGAAAGCAAAGACGATGGAAGAATTGCAAATACCTCTCATCATCACTGCAACCGACCTTGATCACGGACGTGTGGTGCATTTCCACAAAGGGAATATTGCCGAACGTGTGGCAGCTTCCTGCTGTATGCCTGTCCTCTTCTCTCCTGTAAAAATAGAAGGAACACATTATGTAGATGGTGGGGTATTTATGAACTTACCTGTATCTACCATCCGGCGTGTTTGCAGCAAAGTGGTGGCAGTAAATGTTAGTCCGCTACTGGCGCACAAATATAAGATGAATATTGTAAGTATTGCCATGCGTTCCTACCACTTCATGTTCCGTGCCAATACATTCCCTGAACGGGAAAAAGCGGACTTATTAATAGAACCGTATAACCTGGAGGGATACAGCAATACTGAACTGGAAAAAGCAGAAGAGATCTTTATGCAGGGATACAATGCCGCTAACACTCTTCTGGATCAGTTGAAAGCGGATCAGGGAACCATCTGGAAAGATGAAAATAATTATCAAATCATAAAATAA
- a CDS encoding alpha-amylase family protein → MGKDEKMIIYQVFTRLFGNNHNHCINNGNITENGCGKMADFTAKALNEIKKLGATHIWYTGIIEHATQTDYRRYNIRPDHPAIVKGKAGSPYAIKDYYDVDPDLANDVQERMKEFENLVQRTHRSGLKVIIDFVPNHVARQYHSDAQPDGTSQLGANDDPNYAFSPYNNFYYIPQSELHGQFDMKGSAAEPYKECPAKATGNNRFDAYPNITDWYETVKLNYGVDYQNGGTCHFNPTPDTWTKMLDILLFWADKNIDGFRCDMAEMVPVEFWEWVIPQVKEKHPDLLFIAEVYNPAEYQNYLFRGKFDYLYDKVGLYDTLRNVICGYDSAMAITRSWQSLGGIEKRMMNFLENHDEQRIASDFFAGNPRKAIPGLIVSACMNTNPMMIYFGQEFGELGMDSEGFSGRDGRTTIFDYWSVDTIRRWRNGGKFDGKMLTEDQKHIYSIYQRILTLCNKEKAITEGEFFDLMYANTNGWRFNEHKQYTFLRKAGKELLFIIVNFDHISVDVAINVPSHAFDFLQIPQMDIYPAVDLLTGKTESISLLPYKATEISVEGYSGKMLKIKL, encoded by the coding sequence ATGGGGAAAGATGAAAAAATGATTATCTATCAAGTGTTTACGCGCTTGTTTGGTAACAATCATAATCACTGCATCAATAACGGGAACATAACGGAAAACGGATGCGGTAAAATGGCGGACTTTACAGCCAAGGCACTCAATGAAATAAAGAAGTTGGGAGCCACCCATATTTGGTATACCGGTATCATAGAACATGCCACGCAAACGGATTATCGCCGTTACAACATACGTCCCGATCATCCGGCTATTGTTAAGGGAAAAGCAGGCTCTCCTTATGCCATCAAGGATTATTATGACGTGGATCCGGACTTGGCAAACGATGTACAGGAACGTATGAAGGAATTTGAAAATCTGGTACAACGTACTCATCGTAGCGGTCTGAAAGTCATTATTGATTTTGTTCCGAATCATGTTGCCCGCCAATATCATTCGGATGCACAACCTGACGGAACTTCACAGTTGGGTGCAAATGATGATCCTAATTACGCTTTCAGCCCATATAATAATTTTTACTATATCCCTCAATCCGAATTGCACGGTCAGTTTGATATGAAAGGATCGGCTGCGGAACCTTATAAAGAATGTCCTGCCAAGGCTACGGGGAACAATCGTTTCGATGCTTATCCCAATATCACCGACTGGTACGAAACCGTGAAACTGAATTATGGAGTGGACTATCAGAATGGTGGAACCTGTCACTTCAATCCCACTCCGGACACCTGGACAAAGATGCTGGATATCCTTCTTTTCTGGGCAGACAAGAATATTGACGGTTTTCGTTGTGATATGGCGGAAATGGTTCCGGTTGAGTTCTGGGAATGGGTGATTCCACAAGTGAAAGAGAAGCATCCTGATTTGTTATTCATTGCAGAGGTTTATAATCCGGCAGAATATCAGAATTACTTATTCCGCGGAAAATTTGATTATCTATATGATAAGGTAGGGCTTTATGATACGCTTCGCAATGTGATTTGCGGCTATGATTCGGCTATGGCCATTACCCGTTCCTGGCAAAGTCTGGGTGGCATCGAGAAACGGATGATGAATTTCCTGGAGAACCATGACGAACAGCGCATTGCTTCTGATTTCTTCGCCGGAAATCCGCGTAAAGCCATTCCGGGATTGATTGTTTCAGCTTGTATGAATACCAATCCGATGATGATTTATTTCGGGCAAGAATTCGGTGAACTGGGCATGGATAGTGAAGGTTTCAGTGGCAGAGACGGGCGTACCACTATTTTTGATTATTGGAGCGTGGATACCATTCGTCGCTGGCGGAATGGTGGGAAGTTCGATGGCAAGATGCTGACGGAAGACCAAAAACACATCTATAGTATCTACCAACGCATCCTGACGCTTTGCAACAAAGAAAAAGCAATCACTGAAGGAGAATTCTTCGATCTGATGTATGCCAACACAAATGGCTGGCGCTTCAATGAGCATAAGCAATACACATTCTTGCGCAAAGCTGGAAAAGAATTGTTGTTCATTATCGTGAACTTTGACCACATTTCAGTAGATGTAGCTATCAATGTGCCTTCTCATGCCTTTGACTTCCTGCAAATACCGCAGATGGATATTTATCCGGCAGTAGATTTGTTAACCGGAAAGACGGAAAGTATTAGTTTGCTGCCTTATAAGGCTACGGAAATCTCAGTAGAGGGATACAGTGGAAAGATGTTGAAAATCAAGCTATAA
- a CDS encoding DUF6965 family protein: protein MEYKYDEESVNALMKWAENAQLPKELQLSEAEKIVNLRQYVVANINDIKAHYPDEFYNPAITRLYRLKEKLEGESTTE from the coding sequence ATGGAATATAAGTATGATGAGGAAAGTGTGAATGCCCTGATGAAGTGGGCTGAGAACGCACAGTTACCCAAAGAGTTACAACTAAGTGAGGCCGAAAAGATTGTGAATCTTAGACAATACGTAGTGGCAAATATAAACGATATCAAAGCGCATTATCCGGATGAGTTTTACAATCCAGCCATTACGCGTCTGTACAGACTGAAGGAAAAACTGGAAGGAGAAAGCACCACGGAGTAG
- a CDS encoding DUF2461 domain-containing protein, with protein MNIPVIFQFLKEVSANNNREWFNAHKDLYEEARGEFENLLSAIITRISLFDESIRGVQVKDCTYRIYRDTRFSQDKTPYKTHLGGYINARGKKSDHCGYYVHIEPGNCLLAGGSYCLPPKTLKAVRQAVYDNIDEFRGIVENPDFKQYFPVIGEDFLKTVPKGFPKDFEYVQYLKCKEYTCYCNQPDSFFLASDCVDRTAEIFKQMKPFADFLNYTIDDFE; from the coding sequence ATGAACATCCCTGTTATTTTTCAATTCTTAAAAGAAGTGTCCGCTAACAATAACCGCGAATGGTTCAATGCTCATAAGGACTTATATGAAGAAGCCCGTGGGGAATTTGAGAACCTGTTATCGGCTATAATTACCCGTATCTCGCTTTTCGATGAAAGTATTCGTGGCGTTCAAGTCAAAGACTGTACTTACCGGATTTATCGTGATACGCGCTTTTCGCAGGACAAGACCCCGTATAAAACTCATTTGGGCGGATACATCAACGCCCGCGGTAAGAAATCAGACCACTGCGGTTACTATGTTCACATTGAACCGGGCAACTGCCTGTTGGCAGGTGGTAGCTATTGTCTGCCTCCTAAGACGCTGAAAGCCGTGCGACAGGCAGTGTATGATAACATAGACGAATTTCGCGGTATAGTTGAAAATCCGGATTTCAAGCAATACTTCCCGGTGATAGGCGAAGACTTCCTGAAAACAGTTCCCAAAGGGTTTCCAAAGGATTTTGAATATGTACAATATCTGAAATGCAAGGAATACACCTGTTACTGCAATCAACCGGACAGCTTCTTTCTGGCATCTGATTGCGTGGATCGTACGGCGGAAATCTTCAAGCAAATGAAACCTTTTGCTGATTTCCTGAACTACACGATTGACGACTTTGAATAA